Genomic window (Nitrospirales bacterium LBB_01):
ATTACCATAAACTTAAACACAGCGTCATATACCTTATAAAAACTCTCAAGGGCTTTCACTGCCGCAGGCGGAGACTTAAACGCAATAAAGATATAAAACCCCTTGTCTCTTTTGTTTATCGTGTATGCAAGCTTCTTTCTGCCCCAGCGCTCTTTTTTTAGTACCTCACCGCTTGATTTCTCAATGACGTCTAAAATTTTCTTCTCTGCCGCTTCTATCGCTGCATCATCCAAAGCTGCATCCAGTATTGCAATATTTTCGTAGTAATTCATCAACTAACCCCCGCCTTTATTTTAAACTATCCAAACATCAAGTGTTTTTTAACATAATTTATTAATAAAAATCAATA
Coding sequences:
- the rpsF gene encoding 30S ribosomal protein S6: MNYYENIAILDAALDDAAIEAAEKKILDVIEKSSGEVLKKERWGRKKLAYTINKRDKGFYIFIAFKSPPAAVKALESFYKVYDAVFKFMVIKLEKKEIHALEETLKSKQPKEEAAAETEPKTE